The proteins below come from a single Bactrocera dorsalis isolate Fly_Bdor chromosome 5, ASM2337382v1, whole genome shotgun sequence genomic window:
- the LOC105233526 gene encoding uncharacterized protein LOC105233526 has product MDDCCSNEMRSQTFHNVLKSVLDSKVVNIQVFTVAVGILFIVILLKNRFRSFCGT; this is encoded by the coding sequence ATGGATGATTGCTGCAGTAATGAAATGCGCAGTCAAACCTTCCATAATGTGTTGAAATCAGTATTAGATTCGAAAGTTGTCAACATCCAAGTCTTTACCGTGGCCGTTGGTATCCTATTTATTGTAATTCTACTAAAAAATCGTTTTCGCAGTTTCTGTGGCACTTAG